One genomic segment of Anaerobiospirillum thomasii includes these proteins:
- the pcnB gene encoding polynucleotide adenylyltransferase PcnB — protein MLKEHKAKVKNNGFCKLELTRDKHCISRRNISEKALRAMYRLIDSGFKSYLVGGAVRDLLLGKAPKDFDVSTNARPEQITNVISNSRIIGRRFKIVHAVYGHEIVEITTFRSALKSQAQQSLNGTNRFTKSTNGALVRDNNYGKSLKDDASRRDFTINALYYDISNFSIVDYFGGLYDLCHETIDIIGDPKTRYEEDPVRMIRAIRFAAKLDFKISRRTSAPILKMGVHLTYVSPDRMYEEINKLLLSGYGLKAYRLMKKYDLLKYIFGQSNIDIMTSERGNAFIEYALTCSDQRIAQGKFNVPYFLYSILLYPVFENKLFELMESSFMAPVSYEKRKGLIDKIFRQISCINIPYFVIEDISRVWMDQLDLISIKKEEQADIISRKSLFRATFDLLKLRAAVDPYLADAVIFWQPYYEERVRIHELEKAAKEKRLMEKRLKRESKKKNFDSKQKGLGRSDAISAIAENAHAKTLEKRKNRRKQKAQILNIKINEDIPF, from the coding sequence ATTCTTAAAGAGCATAAGGCCAAGGTTAAGAATAACGGTTTTTGCAAATTAGAGCTCACACGCGATAAACACTGTATTTCAAGACGCAACATATCAGAAAAAGCTTTAAGGGCCATGTACAGGCTCATTGACAGTGGCTTTAAATCCTATCTTGTAGGCGGAGCAGTACGTGATCTGCTGCTTGGTAAAGCTCCAAAAGATTTTGACGTGTCAACCAATGCACGACCTGAGCAGATTACCAATGTCATTTCCAACAGCAGAATCATAGGTCGCAGATTTAAAATAGTCCATGCTGTCTATGGACATGAAATTGTTGAGATTACAACTTTCAGATCGGCTTTAAAATCACAGGCACAGCAGTCTCTCAATGGCACCAACCGTTTTACTAAAAGCACCAATGGAGCCTTAGTCAGAGACAACAATTACGGTAAATCCTTAAAAGATGACGCCTCACGCCGCGACTTTACTATAAATGCTCTTTATTATGATATTTCCAACTTCTCCATAGTCGACTACTTTGGAGGTCTTTATGATCTGTGCCATGAAACAATTGATATCATAGGCGATCCTAAGACACGCTATGAAGAAGATCCTGTACGCATGATTAGGGCTATACGTTTTGCTGCCAAGCTTGATTTTAAGATTTCAAGGCGCACCTCTGCCCCTATTTTAAAGATGGGCGTACATCTTACCTATGTATCTCCTGACAGAATGTATGAAGAAATAAACAAACTGCTGTTGAGCGGTTATGGTCTTAAGGCCTACCGTCTGATGAAAAAGTACGATCTGCTCAAATACATCTTCGGTCAGAGCAATATTGATATTATGACCTCAGAAAGAGGCAATGCCTTTATTGAATATGCACTTACCTGTTCAGATCAGAGAATTGCCCAGGGCAAGTTTAATGTCCCTTACTTTCTCTACTCCATACTGCTCTATCCTGTGTTTGAAAATAAACTCTTTGAGCTTATGGAAAGCAGTTTTATGGCCCCTGTCAGTTATGAAAAGCGCAAAGGCCTTATTGACAAGATTTTCAGACAGATCTCATGCATCAATATTCCATACTTTGTAATTGAGGATATCTCAAGAGTATGGATGGATCAGCTTGATCTTATCAGCATTAAAAAAGAGGAACAGGCTGATATTATTTCAAGAAAGTCTTTATTCAGAGCAACCTTTGATCTCTTAAAGCTAAGAGCTGCTGTTGATCCTTATCTTGCAGATGCTGTTATTTTCTGGCAGCCATATTATGAAGAGCGCGTGAGAATTCATGAGCTTGAAAAGGCCGCCAAAGAAAAAAGACTTATGGAAAAGAGGCTCAAGCGCGAGAGCAAGAAAAAGAACTTCGACTCAAAGCAAAAGGGGCTTGGCAGATCTGATGCCATATCAGCTATAGCAGAGAACGCTCATGCCAAAACTCTTGAGAAGAGAAAAAACAGACGCAAGCAGAAGGCTCAGATCCTAAATATCAAGATTAACGAAGATATACCATTTTAG
- the folK gene encoding 2-amino-4-hydroxy-6-hydroxymethyldihydropteridine diphosphokinase, whose protein sequence is MASVLISLGSNMGQSSDIIWQAKEQIASLEGVLELAFSSLYKTKPVGYLFQDDFINAAMLIKCDLEPLELLHRLQHIEQLHKRVRTIKNGPRTLDLDIIAISNYTHAGSTLTLPHPRMHERAFVLIPCAQIAPDFIVPGHNMSINSLKAKLSDEDLNSVELLHGNK, encoded by the coding sequence ATGGCATCAGTTTTAATCTCTCTTGGCTCAAATATGGGACAGAGCTCAGATATTATATGGCAGGCTAAAGAGCAGATTGCCTCTCTTGAGGGTGTCTTAGAGCTTGCCTTCTCTTCCCTGTATAAAACCAAACCTGTAGGTTATCTGTTTCAGGATGATTTTATAAATGCAGCCATGCTTATTAAATGTGATCTTGAGCCTTTAGAGCTTTTGCACAGATTGCAGCATATAGAGCAGCTGCACAAGAGAGTACGCACTATAAAAAATGGCCCGCGCACTCTTGATCTTGATATAATAGCCATTTCAAATTATACGCATGCAGGCTCTACTCTGACACTGCCCCATCCGCGCATGCATGAAAGGGCTTTTGTTTTGATACCATGTGCACAGATAGCCCCTGATTTTATAGTGCCGGGGCACAATATGAGCATAAACAGTCTCAAAGCAAAGCTTAGTGATGAAGATTTAAATTCTGTTGAGTTGTTACATGGCAACAAATAA
- the pth gene encoding aminoacyl-tRNA hydrolase: MATNKSNIRLIAGLGNPGDRYEHTMHNIGLDALYMLCDKYKINMAPDSKFSGLVGRGEIEGCEVRVVFPTTFMNESGRSVGALCNFFKIAPEELLVLHDDLDLAPGTLKLKFGGGLAGHNGLKSISACLGGSQNYYRLRIGIGKPVNRDVVNYVLSRPDPQSRDLIEQSLVGAVHGLSVLFKQGLDRGTSVINGFKPLKEK, from the coding sequence ATGGCAACAAATAAAAGCAATATACGTCTTATAGCAGGTCTTGGTAATCCAGGCGACCGCTATGAACATACCATGCACAATATAGGCCTTGATGCCCTTTATATGTTGTGTGACAAATATAAAATCAATATGGCCCCAGACTCCAAATTCTCAGGCCTTGTAGGTCGCGGCGAGATTGAGGGCTGTGAGGTAAGGGTAGTATTTCCTACAACCTTTATGAACGAGTCAGGCAGATCGGTAGGCGCCCTGTGCAATTTCTTTAAAATTGCCCCTGAGGAGCTTTTAGTGCTGCACGATGATCTTGATCTGGCACCAGGCACGCTAAAACTCAAATTTGGCGGCGGTCTTGCAGGTCACAATGGACTTAAAAGCATAAGTGCCTGTCTTGGTGGCTCACAGAATTACTACAGATTAAGAATAGGTATAGGCAAGCCTGTCAACAGAGACGTTGTCAATTATGTACTCTCAAGACCAGATCCACAAAGCCGCGATCTTATTGAACAGAGCCTTGTAGGTGCAGTACATGGTCTTTCAGTTCTGTTCAAGCAGGGCCTTGACAGGGGCACATCAGTTATTAACGGTTTTAAACCTTTAAAGGAGAAATAA